The Gemmatimonadota bacterium genome contains the following window.
ATAGCGCGGAATGGGGAAATCCGTCATGGTGAAGCGAGCCTGTGAAGCCCGTTCGCCGCGGACCAGGCGGCTGTGCGCCTCGACCTTGTCCGACATGACCCCGCAGTGGATGGGGAAGGCATCGGCTGCCCGGTAGCTGAGGATGAGCGTCTTACGCGGCCGATCCGACGAGTTGATGGCCGAGGCGTGAGGCGTCATGGCGCTCATGAAGATCGCC
Protein-coding sequences here:
- a CDS encoding phytanoyl-CoA dioxygenase family protein; the protein is AIFMSAMTPHASAINSSDRPRKTLILSYRAADAFPIHCGVMSDKVEAHSRLVRGERASQARFTMTDFPIPRYEDEVASLYDLQERSRKSA